A single region of the Hyphomicrobiales bacterium genome encodes:
- a CDS encoding Carboxynorspermidine synthase, protein MKRNILIIGAGGVAQVVAHKCAQNNDVLGDIHIASRTAEKCAAIVQSVHEKKAMKRPGVLEAHALDALDIEATKALIARTKSQIVLNVGSAFINMAVLQACIETGAAYIDTAIHEDPLKICETPPWYGNYEWKRREACAKAGVTAVLGAGFDPGVVNAYAALARDDYFDRMDSIDIIDINAGDHGRYFATNFDPEINFREFTGQVWSWQNRQWTSNKMFEVRKDWDLPVVGTRTSYLTGHDEIHSLSKNLDVPDVRFWMGFGERYVTVFTVLNNLGLLSEQPIKTAEGLEVVPLKVVKAVLPDPSSLAPDYAGKTCIGDLVKGVKDGREREVFIYNVADHAEAYAEVGSQGISYTAGVPPVAAAMLIARGDWDVGTMANVEELPPRPFLDLLNHMGLPTRIRDENGDRALDFSADEAEEPAVAKRVASGRR, encoded by the coding sequence ATGAAACGTAACATCCTCATCATCGGCGCCGGCGGCGTTGCTCAGGTCGTCGCGCATAAATGCGCGCAAAACAACGACGTCCTGGGCGACATCCATATTGCTTCGCGCACCGCCGAGAAATGCGCCGCCATCGTGCAGTCCGTCCATGAGAAGAAGGCCATGAAGAGGCCGGGCGTCCTCGAGGCCCATGCGCTCGATGCGCTCGACATCGAGGCCACCAAGGCCCTCATCGCCAGGACGAAGAGCCAGATCGTGCTCAACGTGGGCTCGGCCTTCATCAATATGGCGGTGCTCCAGGCCTGTATCGAGACCGGCGCCGCCTATATCGACACCGCCATCCACGAGGATCCGCTGAAGATCTGCGAGACGCCGCCGTGGTACGGCAACTACGAGTGGAAGCGCCGCGAGGCCTGTGCCAAGGCCGGCGTCACCGCCGTGCTCGGCGCCGGCTTCGATCCCGGCGTGGTCAATGCCTATGCGGCCTTGGCGCGCGACGACTATTTCGATCGCATGGATTCGATCGACATCATCGACATCAATGCCGGCGATCACGGCCGCTATTTCGCGACGAACTTCGACCCGGAGATCAACTTCCGCGAGTTCACCGGCCAGGTCTGGTCGTGGCAGAACCGGCAATGGACCTCGAACAAGATGTTCGAAGTCCGCAAGGACTGGGACCTTCCCGTCGTCGGGACGCGCACGTCCTACCTGACCGGCCACGACGAGATCCATTCCCTGTCGAAGAACCTCGATGTGCCTGATGTCCGCTTCTGGATGGGCTTCGGCGAGCGCTATGTCACCGTCTTCACCGTGCTGAACAACCTCGGCCTCCTGTCCGAGCAGCCGATCAAGACGGCGGAAGGCCTTGAGGTCGTTCCTCTGAAGGTGGTCAAGGCGGTGCTGCCGGATCCGTCGTCGCTGGCGCCCGACTACGCCGGCAAGACCTGCATCGGTGACCTCGTGAAGGGGGTGAAGGACGGCCGTGAACGCGAGGTCTTCATCTACAACGTTGCCGATCACGCGGAAGCCTATGCGGAAGTCGGCAGCCAGGGCATTTCCTACACGGCCGGCGTCCCGCCGGTTGCGGCCGCCATGCTGATCGCCCGCGGCGACTGGGATGTGGGGACCATGGCCAATGTCGAGGAACTGCCGCCGCGCCCCTTCCTCGACCTCCTGAACCACATGGGCCTGCCGACACGCATTCGCGACGAGAATGGCGACCGGGCGCTCGATTTCTCGGCCGATGAGGCGGAAGAGCCGGCGGTGGCCAAGCGCGTCGCCTCCGGCAGACGCTGA
- a CDS encoding PTS system nitrogen regulatory IIA component encodes MQIMDFLNTDDITLELDARGKSAALDALAATLSRRTGIAKDRLLTALNARERLGSTAINHGVAIPHAHLDDLAKPAAAFARLEQPVDFGAQDGGLVDVVFAFIWPTHCKDGFLQNLAPMCRLLRQPELLAHLRQATSAEEIGQCLNAAHEQTPLPRQGARNVSQLRA; translated from the coding sequence GTGCAGATTATGGATTTCCTCAATACCGACGACATCACGCTTGAGTTGGACGCGCGCGGCAAATCGGCAGCTCTCGATGCGCTCGCAGCCACCCTCAGCCGGCGGACAGGCATTGCCAAGGACAGGCTCCTGACCGCGCTCAACGCGCGCGAGCGTCTCGGTTCAACCGCCATCAACCACGGCGTCGCCATTCCCCATGCCCATCTCGACGACCTGGCGAAGCCCGCCGCGGCCTTCGCCAGGCTGGAACAGCCGGTCGATTTCGGCGCCCAGGACGGCGGGCTCGTCGATGTCGTCTTCGCCTTCATCTGGCCGACGCACTGCAAGGATGGCTTCCTTCAGAATCTCGCCCCGATGTGTCGCCTGCTGCGCCAGCCCGAATTGCTTGCCCATTTGCGCCAAGCGACGAGCGCCGAGGAAATCGGCCAGTGCCTCAACGCGGCCCACGAGCAGACCCCTCTCCCGCGCCAGGGTGCCCGCAACGTCAGCCAGCTCCGCGCCTGA
- a CDS encoding conserved hypothetical protein (Evidence 4 : Unknown function but conserved in other organisms) gives MSYDALFQLGMGAVLLNASQTEELLRLNAAEARAPVNGAMYSHRKAAVEASIRSSRLKRLSMIAYAGAGTADRRLGAMPPPSHRCASNRYAA, from the coding sequence ATGTCGTACGACGCCCTCTTCCAATTGGGGATGGGCGCAGTTTTGCTGAATGCCTCCCAAACGGAAGAACTTCTTCGCTTGAACGCCGCCGAGGCGCGCGCTCCGGTCAATGGCGCGATGTATTCTCATCGCAAAGCCGCGGTCGAAGCGTCTATACGGTCTAGTCGGCTGAAGAGGCTCAGCATGATCGCATACGCCGGGGCTGGCACAGCCGACCGGCGGCTTGGCGCGATGCCTCCTCCATCTCATCGGTGTGCTTCGAATCGATACGCCGCTTAA
- the phaC gene encoding putative K(+)/H(+) antiporter subunit C (Evidence 3 : Putative function from multiple computational evidences) — protein MELVIAIAIGVLCSSGIWLLLRPRTFQVIIGLSLLSYAVNLFIFAMGRLRAGAPPVLGASGTGDLASYADPLPQALVLTAIVISFAMTALFLVVLLASRGLTGNDHVDGREVDQ, from the coding sequence ATGGAACTCGTCATCGCCATCGCCATCGGCGTGCTTTGCAGCTCGGGCATCTGGCTCCTTCTGCGTCCGCGCACGTTCCAGGTCATCATCGGCCTGTCACTCCTGTCCTATGCGGTCAATCTCTTCATCTTCGCGATGGGGCGGCTGCGCGCCGGCGCTCCGCCTGTGCTCGGCGCCTCGGGCACAGGCGACCTTGCGAGCTATGCCGATCCGCTGCCGCAGGCCCTCGTCCTGACCGCGATCGTCATCAGCTTCGCGATGACGGCGCTCTTCCTCGTCGTGTTGCTGGCGTCGCGTGGCCTGACCGGTAACGATCACGTCGATGGCCGTGAGGTGGACCAGTGA
- a CDS encoding Helix-turn-helix protein has protein sequence MNLRPEQCRAARGLLDWTQDQLATAAGVSRSTVRDFECHRHELQRTTETLVVKALEEAGVRFLPANREGPGVRLKKPAAPLVGTRPSP, from the coding sequence ATGAATTTACGCCCCGAACAATGTCGCGCGGCCCGTGGGCTGCTTGACTGGACACAAGATCAGCTCGCGACGGCCGCCGGTGTGTCCCGGAGCACAGTGCGCGACTTCGAGTGCCATCGGCACGAGCTGCAGCGCACGACGGAGACGCTTGTGGTGAAGGCTCTGGAGGAGGCCGGCGTCCGCTTCCTCCCAGCCAACCGCGAGGGACCCGGCGTTCGGCTCAAGAAGCCCGCCGCCCCGCTGGTCGGAACGCGTCCCTCACCGTGA
- a CDS encoding Aminopyrimidine aminohydrolase, with amino-acid sequence MNASALSPFDRLKASCAEDWRAYCQHDFVRQLGAGTLPREAFRHYLEQDYLFLIHFARAWGLAVYKSRTITELRQGLDMLKAIVDVELGLHVDYCRQWGVAEDELMRVPEARATMAYTRYVLDAGNRGDLLDLHVALVPCMIGYAEIATWLNTQPFLKRDGNPYASWIAMYASDEFQDAADAERRWLNERLASVDAARFAELAGTFRDATRLEADFWQMGLERRF; translated from the coding sequence ATGAATGCCTCCGCACTCTCACCGTTCGACCGGTTGAAGGCCTCCTGCGCCGAGGACTGGCGTGCCTATTGCCAGCATGACTTCGTGCGCCAGCTCGGCGCCGGCACGCTGCCCCGCGAGGCCTTCCGGCATTATCTGGAACAGGACTATCTGTTTCTCATCCATTTCGCCCGGGCCTGGGGGCTCGCCGTCTACAAGAGCCGGACGATCACCGAGCTCCGCCAGGGCCTCGACATGCTGAAGGCGATCGTCGACGTGGAACTCGGCCTCCATGTCGACTATTGCCGGCAATGGGGCGTCGCGGAGGACGAACTGATGCGCGTGCCCGAGGCGCGGGCGACGATGGCCTATACGCGCTACGTGCTCGACGCCGGCAACCGGGGCGACTTGCTCGATCTCCATGTGGCGCTCGTGCCGTGCATGATCGGCTATGCGGAGATCGCGACCTGGCTGAACACGCAGCCGTTCCTCAAGCGCGACGGCAATCCCTATGCGAGTTGGATCGCGATGTACGCGAGCGACGAATTCCAGGACGCCGCCGACGCCGAACGCCGCTGGCTGAACGAGCGGCTGGCTTCCGTCGATGCGGCGCGCTTCGCGGAACTCGCCGGCACCTTTCGCGACGCGACACGGCTCGAAGCCGACTTCTGGCAGATGGGGCTGGAACGCCGCTTCTAG
- the phaE gene encoding putative K(+)/H(+) antiporter subunit E (Evidence 3 : Putative function from multiple computational evidences) — MRRVLPYPLISLLLLVMWLILNQSVSPGQFLLGGICALLGPLVLTRLDVPPLSVRRPWAMLRLFGRTLVDIVRSNLNVVRIIVNPKPTRRPGFVAIPLAMRSPYGFAALACILTATPGTAWVSLDPADGTLVIHVLNLYDDDDWSAIIKNRYEGLLMEIFE, encoded by the coding sequence ATGAGACGCGTGCTCCCCTACCCCCTGATATCCCTTCTGCTTCTGGTGATGTGGTTGATCCTCAACCAGAGCGTCTCGCCGGGCCAGTTTCTGCTCGGCGGAATCTGTGCGCTGCTCGGCCCGCTTGTCCTGACGCGGCTTGACGTTCCCCCGCTCAGCGTCCGCAGGCCGTGGGCGATGCTGCGCCTCTTCGGCAGGACGCTGGTCGATATCGTCCGCTCGAATTTGAATGTCGTGCGGATCATCGTGAATCCAAAGCCAACGCGCCGCCCCGGCTTCGTCGCCATACCGCTGGCGATGCGATCGCCCTATGGTTTCGCCGCGCTCGCCTGCATCCTGACGGCCACGCCGGGCACGGCCTGGGTGAGCCTCGACCCGGCGGATGGTACACTGGTGATCCATGTCCTCAATCTCTATGACGACGACGACTGGAGCGCGATCATCAAGAACCGGTACGAAGGACTGCTGATGGAGATTTTCGAATGA
- the phaD gene encoding putative K(+)/H(+) antiporter subunit D (Evidence 3 : Putative function from multiple computational evidences) — protein MNWLEHLTIAPILIPLVAGAFMLLLDGRNRFVAAGINVASTFTLLVIAILLVWFESAQDAGGHVYLLGNWPAQFGIVLVADRLSVMMLLVTAILGSATLLFALARWHKAGSYFHPLFQFLLMGLNGAFLTGDIFNLFVFFEVMLAASYGLALHGSGPARVKAGLHYIAINLAASLLFLIGASLIYGTAGTLNMAALATRIAGLPADERVLFEIGAAVLGIAFLVKSAMWPLGFWLPSTYAAASPPIAAMFSILTKVGVYAVLRLGFLVSSGDDDVSLLFGGDWLLVGGIATILFGMIGIMASQEMARLAGFSVLVSSGTLLAAIGVGGAAVTSGALFYLVSSTLAIAAFFLLIELVERGRAPADDVLAVTMEAYGLDDPDELEEDEVGIAIPAIMALLGSAFIACSVLLSGLPPLSGFVAKFAILSALVDPTRGSPESWASWAVFATILMSGLATLIAMTRAGIRTFWASIERDLPHVRVVELAPVAILIFLCIALTVQAGGAMRYMQMTAEGLHRPGAYIGAVFAAPPAKTDPAGTETVGGKL, from the coding sequence GTGAACTGGCTCGAACACCTCACCATCGCGCCTATCCTCATCCCGCTGGTTGCGGGCGCCTTCATGCTGCTTCTCGACGGGCGCAATCGCTTCGTCGCGGCCGGCATCAATGTGGCCTCCACCTTCACGCTGCTCGTTATCGCCATTCTGCTGGTGTGGTTCGAGAGCGCGCAGGATGCCGGCGGCCATGTCTATCTGCTGGGCAACTGGCCGGCGCAGTTCGGGATCGTGCTGGTCGCCGACCGGCTCTCGGTCATGATGCTGCTGGTTACGGCCATCCTGGGCTCAGCCACGCTTCTGTTCGCACTGGCGCGCTGGCACAAGGCCGGCAGCTATTTCCACCCGCTGTTCCAATTCCTGCTGATGGGACTGAATGGCGCGTTCCTCACCGGCGACATCTTCAATCTCTTCGTCTTCTTCGAGGTGATGCTCGCCGCGTCCTACGGGCTGGCGCTGCATGGCTCCGGCCCGGCGCGCGTCAAGGCGGGCCTCCACTACATCGCCATCAACCTTGCCGCCTCACTGCTGTTCCTCATCGGCGCCAGCCTGATCTACGGAACGGCCGGCACCTTGAACATGGCGGCGCTCGCCACCCGGATCGCCGGCCTGCCGGCCGACGAGCGCGTCTTGTTCGAGATCGGCGCGGCGGTGCTCGGCATCGCCTTCCTGGTCAAATCGGCCATGTGGCCACTCGGCTTCTGGCTACCCAGCACCTATGCCGCGGCGTCACCGCCCATCGCGGCGATGTTCTCGATCCTCACCAAGGTCGGCGTCTACGCGGTGCTGCGGCTTGGCTTCCTGGTGTCATCGGGCGATGACGACGTCTCGTTGCTATTCGGGGGTGACTGGTTGCTGGTGGGGGGTATCGCGACCATCCTCTTCGGCATGATCGGGATCATGGCGTCGCAGGAAATGGCGAGGCTCGCGGGCTTCAGCGTGCTGGTCTCGTCCGGCACCCTGCTGGCGGCCATCGGTGTCGGCGGCGCAGCGGTGACGAGCGGCGCGCTGTTCTATCTCGTCTCATCGACCCTCGCCATCGCGGCCTTCTTCCTGCTCATCGAGCTCGTGGAGCGTGGCCGCGCCCCGGCTGACGACGTGCTCGCCGTGACCATGGAGGCTTATGGTCTTGATGATCCCGATGAACTGGAGGAGGACGAGGTCGGCATTGCCATTCCGGCGATCATGGCGCTTCTCGGCTCGGCCTTCATCGCCTGTTCGGTGCTTCTGTCCGGCCTGCCGCCCCTGTCAGGCTTCGTGGCCAAATTCGCGATCCTGTCGGCGCTTGTCGATCCGACGCGAGGCTCCCCGGAGAGCTGGGCGTCCTGGGCCGTGTTCGCGACGATCCTGATGTCCGGGCTGGCCACGTTGATTGCGATGACACGCGCCGGCATCCGCACGTTCTGGGCCTCGATCGAACGCGATCTGCCCCATGTGCGTGTGGTCGAGCTTGCCCCCGTGGCTATCCTCATCTTTCTGTGCATTGCACTGACCGTCCAGGCGGGCGGGGCCATGCGCTACATGCAGATGACCGCCGAGGGCCTGCATCGCCCGGGCGCCTATATCGGCGCGGTCTTCGCCGCTCCGCCTGCCAAGACGGACCCTGCCGGGACCGAAACGGTTGGAGGCAAGCTATGA
- the phaF gene encoding putative K(+)/H(+) antiporter subunit F (Evidence 3 : Putative function from multiple computational evidences), translated as MSVAILGWSLLVAQIFLALAMAIAAWRIMRGPRAQDRVLAMDALYVNGMLLLLVLGIGTGRTLYFEISLAIGLLGFVATVALAKFLMRGEVIE; from the coding sequence ATGAGCGTGGCGATCCTCGGCTGGTCCCTCCTCGTCGCGCAGATCTTCCTGGCGCTCGCGATGGCCATCGCTGCATGGCGCATCATGCGTGGACCGCGCGCGCAGGACCGCGTGCTGGCCATGGACGCGCTCTATGTGAATGGCATGCTTTTGCTGCTTGTGCTCGGCATCGGTACCGGACGCACGCTCTACTTCGAGATTTCGCTCGCGATCGGCCTGCTTGGCTTCGTCGCCACCGTCGCGCTTGCCAAGTTCCTCATGCGTGGTGAGGTGATCGAATGA
- the phaAB gene encoding putative K(+)/H(+) antiporter subunit A/B (Evidence 3 : Putative function from multiple computational evidences) produces MPDAALYLTILIALPFVGSAVAAFFPTNARNAEAWLAGTVALVNLIITILLLPVVRNAQVVRAEYPWLPDYGLNFIARMDGFSWCFSILIFGIGFLVVLYARYYMSPADPAPRFFSFLLAFMGAMTGIVLAGNLIQLVFFWELTSLFSFLLIAYWHHNQNARDGARVALTVTAAGGLCLLGGMLIIGHIVGSYDLDVVLASGDRIVSHALYLPTLLLVAMGALTKSAQFPFQFWLPRAMAAPTPVSAYLHSATMVKAGVFLLARLWPVMSNHEYWFWIFASVGVLTLLIGAFMALFQQDLKGLLAYSTISHLGLITLLLGLGSPLGMVAAIFHIINHAAFKASLFMAAGIIDHEAGTRDVRRLGGLFRAMPITATLAMVAAASMAGVPLLNGFISKEMFFTETIETHVDSALDSALPYLATLAGMFSVAYSLRLIDQVFFGPVATDLPRKPHDPVIWMLVPIGLLVLICLLIGVLPGPTVGSLLATAVEGVLGPTLPYYSLAVWHGFTLALIMSFVALVGGVVIYFTLKNYLSGNIEGAPLLRRLKGKRIFERAIVILSWRWARRIADIVGTTRLQPQLRLLLAVAILAGLWPLFTGSLSLDVDWPFAVDPSFVLLWIVGGGCALGAAYQAKYHRLAAVIIMGGAGLATCITFAWLSAPDLALTQLLVEIVTTVLLLLGLRWLPQRLEDTGPISFGARLRRMRDLIIAIVGGAGLAAVAYAVMTRPQLNSISNNFLERAYAEGGGRNVVNVILVDFRGFDTMGEITVLGIVAITVFALLRRFRPARISVEAPKQKRFQNQYDADRYEAPKTGISVHYMIVPGLIMRLLFPVVAMMAVFLFMRGHDSPGGGFVAGLTFAIAFILQYMAGGARWVEARLRILPVRWIGAGLLASAATGLAAFAFGRPFLTSAFQYADLPVLGQVPLASALFFDLGVFSLVLGATVLVLIALAHQSIRIYRAMAAAKAAEAEAIEEAR; encoded by the coding sequence ATGCCGGATGCCGCGCTCTATCTGACCATTCTCATCGCTCTTCCCTTCGTGGGAAGCGCCGTCGCGGCCTTTTTTCCGACCAATGCACGCAACGCAGAAGCCTGGCTTGCCGGCACCGTGGCGCTGGTCAATCTCATCATTACTATTCTACTCTTGCCAGTGGTGCGCAATGCGCAGGTTGTCCGCGCAGAGTATCCATGGCTGCCGGACTATGGGCTGAACTTCATCGCCCGTATGGACGGGTTTTCCTGGTGCTTCTCGATTCTTATCTTCGGCATCGGGTTTCTGGTGGTGCTCTACGCGCGCTATTATATGTCGCCGGCGGATCCGGCGCCGCGCTTCTTCTCTTTCCTGCTCGCCTTCATGGGCGCGATGACTGGCATCGTCCTCGCCGGCAATCTCATTCAACTCGTGTTCTTCTGGGAGTTGACGAGTCTTTTCTCGTTCCTGCTCATCGCCTACTGGCATCATAACCAGAATGCCCGTGACGGCGCCCGGGTGGCGCTCACGGTCACGGCGGCCGGTGGCCTTTGCCTCCTCGGCGGCATGCTCATCATCGGCCATATCGTCGGCAGCTACGACCTCGACGTCGTGCTCGCCTCGGGCGATCGCATCGTCTCCCATGCGCTCTACCTGCCGACATTGCTGCTGGTGGCCATGGGTGCCCTGACGAAGAGCGCGCAGTTCCCCTTCCAGTTCTGGTTGCCGCGCGCCATGGCGGCCCCGACGCCCGTCTCCGCCTATCTGCATTCGGCAACGATGGTGAAGGCCGGCGTGTTCTTGCTGGCAAGGCTATGGCCAGTGATGTCCAACCACGAGTACTGGTTCTGGATCTTCGCCTCGGTGGGCGTGCTGACGTTGCTCATCGGCGCCTTCATGGCGCTCTTCCAGCAGGACCTGAAGGGCCTCCTCGCCTATTCCACCATCAGCCATCTCGGGCTCATCACCCTTCTGCTCGGGCTCGGCAGCCCACTCGGCATGGTCGCGGCGATCTTCCACATCATCAACCACGCCGCTTTCAAGGCCTCGCTCTTCATGGCGGCCGGCATCATCGATCACGAAGCCGGCACGCGCGATGTCCGGCGGCTCGGCGGCCTGTTCCGTGCCATGCCGATCACGGCCACGCTCGCCATGGTGGCGGCAGCCTCGATGGCCGGCGTGCCGCTGCTCAATGGCTTCATCTCCAAGGAGATGTTCTTCACCGAGACCATCGAGACCCATGTGGACTCGGCGCTCGATTCCGCTTTGCCCTATCTCGCGACGCTGGCCGGTATGTTCAGCGTCGCCTATTCCCTGCGCCTGATCGACCAGGTCTTTTTCGGGCCGGTCGCGACGGATCTGCCGCGCAAGCCCCATGATCCCGTGATCTGGATGCTCGTGCCGATCGGCCTGCTGGTGCTGATCTGCCTGCTTATCGGCGTCCTGCCCGGGCCGACGGTCGGCAGCTTGCTCGCCACGGCCGTCGAGGGTGTGCTCGGCCCTACATTGCCCTATTACAGCCTGGCGGTGTGGCACGGCTTCACCCTCGCGCTGATCATGAGCTTCGTGGCGCTGGTCGGTGGCGTGGTGATCTATTTCACGCTGAAAAACTACCTCTCGGGCAATATCGAGGGGGCGCCTCTCCTGCGCCGGCTCAAAGGCAAGCGCATTTTCGAGCGCGCCATCGTCATCCTGTCGTGGCGCTGGGCGCGTCGGATCGCCGATATAGTCGGCACCACGCGACTGCAGCCACAGCTCCGCCTGTTGCTGGCTGTCGCGATTCTGGCGGGGCTTTGGCCGCTGTTCACGGGTTCGCTGTCGCTCGACGTCGACTGGCCCTTTGCGGTGGATCCAAGCTTCGTGCTGCTGTGGATCGTCGGCGGCGGCTGCGCTCTCGGCGCGGCCTACCAGGCCAAATATCATCGCCTCGCCGCCGTGATCATCATGGGAGGCGCGGGGCTTGCCACCTGCATCACCTTTGCCTGGCTTTCGGCGCCGGATCTCGCGCTCACCCAGCTTTTGGTGGAAATCGTCACGACGGTCCTGCTCCTGCTTGGCCTGCGCTGGCTTCCGCAGCGCCTGGAGGATACCGGCCCCATCAGCTTTGGCGCACGGTTGCGGCGCATGCGGGATCTCATCATCGCCATCGTCGGCGGCGCGGGCCTGGCGGCGGTGGCCTATGCGGTCATGACGCGCCCGCAGCTCAACAGCATTTCCAACAATTTCCTCGAGCGCGCCTATGCGGAGGGTGGCGGCCGCAATGTCGTGAACGTCATCCTGGTCGACTTCCGCGGTTTCGACACCATGGGCGAGATCACCGTGCTCGGCATTGTCGCAATCACGGTCTTCGCGCTGCTGCGCCGCTTCCGCCCGGCCCGCATCTCGGTGGAAGCACCGAAGCAGAAGCGGTTCCAGAACCAGTATGATGCTGACCGCTACGAAGCGCCGAAGACGGGTATCTCAGTACATTACATGATCGTTCCTGGCCTCATCATGCGGCTGCTGTTCCCGGTCGTGGCGATGATGGCCGTCTTTCTCTTCATGCGTGGCCATGACTCTCCGGGGGGCGGCTTCGTCGCGGGACTGACGTTCGCCATCGCCTTTATCCTCCAGTACATGGCGGGCGGAGCGCGCTGGGTGGAAGCGCGCCTGCGCATCCTGCCGGTCCGCTGGATCGGCGCTGGCCTGCTGGCTTCGGCGGCGACCGGCCTAGCGGCGTTCGCCTTCGGCCGTCCGTTTCTCACCTCGGCGTTCCAGTATGCGGATTTGCCGGTACTCGGCCAAGTGCCGCTGGCAAGTGCTCTCTTCTTCGACCTCGGCGTGTTCTCGCTGGTGCTGGGCGCCACGGTGCTGGTGCTGATCGCCCTTGCCCATCAGTCGATCCGCATCTACCGCGCCATGGCAGCCGCCAAGGCGGCCGAGGCTGAAGCCATCGAGGAGGCCCGCTGA
- the nspC gene encoding Carboxynorspermidine/carboxyspermidine decarboxylase → MIETPYYLIDKSRLLRNLRIIQDVRERSGAKALLALKCFATWSVFDLMRDYMDGTTSSSLYEVRLGRETFGGETHAYSVAYGDDEIDEVVTHADKIIFNSIGQLTRYADKAAGLQRGLRLNPQASSSDFDLADPARPFSRLGEWDVVRIEGVMDRITGFMIHNNCENGDFALFDRLLATIEDRFGSLLARVSWVSLGGGIHFTGEGYPVEAFSARLKAFAERYGVQVYLEPGEAAITKSTTLEVTVLDTLNNGKDLAIVDSSIEAHMLDLLIYRQSAKLEPNTGAHAYMVCGKSCLAGDIFGEFRFEAPLKVGDRISIQDAAGYTMVKKNWFNGVRMPSIALRELNGDINLIKQFSFEDYKASLS, encoded by the coding sequence ATGATTGAAACGCCGTACTACCTCATCGACAAATCCAGGCTCCTGCGCAACCTGCGCATCATCCAGGACGTGCGCGAACGTTCCGGCGCAAAGGCGCTGCTTGCCCTGAAGTGCTTCGCCACATGGTCGGTTTTTGACCTGATGCGCGATTATATGGATGGTACGACATCCTCGTCGCTCTATGAGGTGCGCCTCGGCCGCGAGACGTTCGGGGGCGAAACCCATGCCTATAGCGTGGCCTATGGCGACGACGAGATCGATGAGGTCGTCACGCACGCCGACAAGATCATCTTCAATTCCATCGGCCAGCTCACGCGCTATGCGGACAAGGCCGCCGGCCTGCAACGCGGCTTGCGGCTGAACCCCCAGGCCAGTTCGTCGGACTTCGATCTCGCGGATCCCGCCCGCCCCTTCAGCCGTCTCGGCGAATGGGATGTCGTCCGCATCGAGGGCGTCATGGACCGCATCACCGGCTTCATGATCCACAACAACTGCGAAAACGGCGACTTCGCCCTGTTCGATCGGCTGCTCGCGACCATCGAGGACCGCTTCGGCTCCCTCCTCGCGCGCGTCTCCTGGGTCAGCCTTGGCGGCGGCATCCACTTCACGGGTGAGGGCTATCCGGTCGAGGCCTTCTCGGCGCGCCTGAAGGCCTTCGCCGAGCGCTATGGCGTGCAGGTCTATCTGGAACCAGGCGAGGCCGCGATCACCAAGAGCACGACCCTCGAAGTGACGGTGCTCGATACGCTCAATAACGGCAAGGATCTCGCCATCGTCGACAGCTCGATCGAGGCGCATATGCTCGATCTCCTGATCTATCGCCAGAGCGCCAAACTGGAGCCGAACACCGGCGCCCACGCCTATATGGTCTGCGGCAAGTCGTGCCTCGCCGGCGACATCTTCGGGGAGTTCCGGTTCGAGGCCCCGCTCAAGGTGGGCGACCGCATCTCCATCCAGGATGCGGCCGGCTACACCATGGTCAAGAAGAACTGGTTCAACGGCGTCCGTATGCCGTCCATCGCGCTCCGCGAACTCAACGGCGATATCAACCTGATCAAGCAATTCTCGTTCGAAGACTACAAAGCGAGCCTCTCCTGA